One Bos taurus isolate L1 Dominette 01449 registration number 42190680 breed Hereford chromosome 16, ARS-UCD2.0, whole genome shotgun sequence DNA window includes the following coding sequences:
- the LOC112441830 gene encoding uncharacterized protein C11orf96 homolog has translation MRPRVRRAAALEDRLLSGSRAGCPLPGAHGGADPGASRDDSGNRRFRRGRRLVRARLLQPPPPLPPHITPARPGSRSVLPATNGRCALASQQPIASGAATPHTPLSWKETRHPRPAALSPPPASARATPPPTSLAADAEGGGHKAGQPRNSELPSPESIQTMGEWRPTVRLSSGQSKSMRHLLLM, from the exons ATGAGACCGAGAGTCCGAAGGGCTGCGGCGCTGGAGGACAGGCTCCTGAGCGGCTCGCGCGCTGGCTGCCCTCTCCCAGGGGCCCACGGCGGCGCCGACCCGGGAGCTTCACGGGACGACTCCGGGAACCGCCGCTTCCGCCGCGGCCGCCGGCTCGTCCGCGCCCGCCTTCTCCAGCCGCCACCTCCGCTGCCGCCCCATATCACCCCCGCCCGCCCCGGCTCTCGCTCCGTGCTGCCGGCGACCAACGGCCGCTGCGCACTCGCCTCTCAACAGCCaatcgccagcggagccgcgacACCTCACACACCGCTGAGCTGGAAGGAGACGCGTCACCCACGTCCCGCAGCGCTCTCACCCCCACCAGCCTCCGCGCGGGCCACGCCCCCTCCGACGTCTCTGGCGGCTGACGCCGAAGGAGGAGGCCACAAAGCGGGACAGCCGAG AAACTCGGAACTACCTTCTCCAGAAAGCATCCAGACGATGGGAGAATGGAGACCAACTGTCCGATTGTCCAGTGGTCAAAGCAAAAGTATGAGGCACTTACTGCTTATGTGA